TCCAATCAATGGAAGAGAGTGAGTCAGCATTTGTGATTGATCCCATAACGGGGGAAATTAAACTTTCAAAACCTCTGGACTTTGAGGAAGCAGAGGACCATGATTTCCGTGTGAGGGCCAGAGATGGTGGAGGGCTGTCAGCAATCTGCAAGGTGTTGGTGGAGGTGGTGGATGTGAATGACAATGCCCCAGAGCTGGTGGTCAGTTCCTTCAGCAGTCCCCTCCCCGAGAACACAGTGCCCGGCACGGTGGTTGCCCTGTTTACGGTCAGGGACCGGGATTCTGGTGCCAACGGGAAGAtctcctgtgccctgcaggatcagctctTCTTCTCCCTGCGGCCAGCCTACAAGAATTACTATGAGCTGGTGACAGTGAGCGCGCTGGACCGCGAGGAGACGCCTCAGCACATCCTCAGTGTGACGGCAGCTGATGCGGGCTCGCCTCCTCTCACCGCCACGCACACCTTCACCGTGGACATATCCGATGTCAATGACAATGCCCCCGTCTTCAACCAGACCTCCTACACCATGTACGTGCGTGAGAACAACGTGGCCACGGTGTTTGTGGGAGCCGTGAGCGCTGCAGATGCTGACGTGGGGCTGAATGCCAAGGTGACCTattccctggcagcagagcaagggccagAGCGGGCCTGGTGCTCCTGCATCTCGGTGAACTCGGAGAAGGGACACGTGTTTGTGCTGCGGCCCCTGGACTACGAGCGCTTGAGGCAGACCGAGGTGACGGTCAGTGCCTCTGACGCGGGCTCTCCTCCGCTGAGAGCCAACGTCACCGTGCGCCTGGTGGTGCTGGACGAGAACGACAACGCCCCGCTCGTGCTCTACCCGGCCCAGGAGAGCGGCCCGGCCTCCAGCGAGCTGGTGCCCGTGTCGGCTGAGGCGGGCTACCTCATCAGCAAAGTGGTGGCCGTCGATGCCGACTCGGGACAGAACTCGTGGCTCTCCTACCACCTGCTCAGGGCCACCGACCCAGGCCTGTTTGCCGTGGGCCTGCAAAGCGGCGAGGTGCGTCTCAGGAGGCCGGTGACAGAGAGAGACAGCGTCAAGCAGAAGCTGGTGGTGCTGGTCAGAGACAACGGcaagcccccgctgtcagccacGGCAGCTCTCAGCGCTCTCCTGCTCAAGGACTTCTCCGATGTGCGCCTGCCGCACAGCAGCCCGGCCAGCGAGGATCAGGCCGCTGCCTCCCTGACCACCTATTTAATCATTGCCTTGGTCTTtgtctccctcctcttcctcatctccACGGCAGTGCTGCTGGCTCGCAAGGtgtgcaggaggaaggagctgaagGCTGGCCATGTGCTCTATGCTGCCGACACCTTGCAGAGCGGCCTGGCCGATGCGGCCGCTGCAGGGACCCTGCCCCGCGCCTATTGCTACGAGATCAGCCTCACCACGGGCTCGGGCAACAGCGAGTTCAGATTCCTCAAGCCcatcctgcccagcctgcccccACAGCACTGCGCCGTGGGCCAGGGCCCCGATGAGGAACAGGATTCCCCCGGTGTCCCTGTCAGCAGCGAGGACATGGCCCCAGACAATGCTGGCACTCTCTCTGCAGGACAGTTCAACGCTCTTTCCTTTGACTAGCTGGTGTCTGCTCAGACTGAGGCTACATACACCTTGCGAGGATGGCATCCAGGCTCCTGCATGTTGCAGTGTTTCCTCCTGAGTATATCTGTATTTGTAATTCGTTTGACAAATTTCCTACAAATTCTATTACAAATAAATACCTGGCATTCCAAGGAGCAAAGAAAGAAGGCTTAAAACTAGGGTTCTCTTGCTTAGTTAGTATTGTGTTTTAGCTATTTATTTGCCATTTCTGACAAGCTTTGAATGTGTAGTTAGCACTTACAGCTATGCTCTTTTTTTGTTCCCGTCTGAGAAAGCAGAGGAACTTTCTTTTTGAGCTTGAAAATATGTCACTGGGTGCCGTACAAATAACATCATCACCGAAATGCACAAAGGCCTTTTTGTGCTTCAGGAAATCAAGAATTCATGACTACTGAATGATTATGTAACATGAGCACTAGGCCCTTTCTTCCCTGGATTCTGGATGTCTCTCTCTGAGGTGTGAGCTCTGCGTGCTTTGCTTTCTTGTCCCTATGTTTGTCCATGTATACGCTGAGTACCAGCAGATGTTTCAGTAGTGTTGCTGGGTGACGCAGGGAGTTGCTCCCACCCAGCCACTGCAACACAGCAGTCCCAGCTGAGCAAGGAACAAGGCGATTTGAACTCTTTCGCATCAGGAGTCTCATCTTCCTTATCTAGCTCAGAGAAGAGTTGCAAAATGCTCAACAATATCTCCCCTGGGCTTACCAGTAGTTCTTGGGTGTTCTGTCACCTCAGGATAGCCTTGGAAACGCAGGAGCACAAACATTGTCAGAGTCGACTGTACCTGAACAGAGGTGAAGAAACGTGTTCATTGTCATTGAATGCATTAAAAGAAAACTCCACATACACTAAAGGACAATTATTGGAATGAAAAGAAGAACTTAAAAATAGACCTTGACATTGGTCTTTTCACTGCTGTTCCTGAATCCCAAGACTACTTGATGGCACTGAAAAGCTGCCCCGCATGATTTTCTGTGTTTGTCTCAGAACATCTGCATTGCCATGTTTATCCTTTCTCCTCTGAAATGTAAAGAACTTTGCACTGAGACTATTTCTCTAGAGAAGAACTGCCACCCGATGCTGAACAACTGGTTGTTTGAATGATGTCTGTTATGCATGAAATACTCTGAACACCTCCCTCAGGCTGTGATGTTTTGTACTTACACAATTTAACTTTGTAAATAGTTATAACTGTGGAATTAAAATTGAAAACATATCTTAGACTGAAATAAAGAGAGCACCCTGACTCTTTTTCTAGAGACAGAAGTATATGTAGAGATGTTCTTTCCTGGAAAGATGCTTTAAGGCTTCTTAAGATTCCGGCAGTTACTTTCTCACAGTATCCCAGTCTGAAGCAGTGTGGGGTGGGTACAGTTCCAGAGTGGGGAGATGGAGCTGAGAGTGCTGATTGTCGTGCCCGTGCTGTCACCATGGCACTATCCCTGTGTGGTTTCTCCTTCTGAGGGATGCGGCGTGGCCCTTGTGGACTGAGTCTCGTCTTTGTGCTGCCCTGGTTGAGGCCGCGTTCCGTTGCCGGCCCCGGCTGTCTCGCTGCCTTCGGGATCGCGGCCGGGCCGAGCGGCAGCGCGGgctgcgggcggcggcggctgcagTCCCAGCGCGCACCGCTGGGTGGTGCCCTCGGCCAAGGCGGCGCCGAGCGGCTGCGGCAGCGGAGGCGGCCGGGGCCGGAGCGGCACAGCCCGAGCAAGCTCGGACCAGAACCAGAccggcccagcccagctcagttCAGTTCTGCTTagaccagcccagctcagccggGCGGAGGTGGCAGCGGCTGAGGCAGCGAGCGCTGCCCCGTGTCACCCGCTGCCGGCACACCCCGGCTGCGTTTACGAACGGCCGGCCGGAATCTGAGAGAGCGAGGGAAGGCGCCCGCCCCGCACTTCGCCGCTCTCCGCCCGCAATCGCCCGGGACACCCGCCGCGACACCGACACCGAcaccggccgccgccgccgcgccatGGCGCTCGCAAGGCAAgtgctttgtgtgtgtgctttgcTGGGGCTGCCGCTCGCTCGCGCCGAGCCCATCCGCTACTCCGTAGCCGAGGAGGCGGAAAGCGGCTCCCTGGTGGGCGAGCTGGCCGAGGACGCGGGGCTGACGCCGGCGCAGCTCTCGGCTCGCCGCGCCCGCCTGGTCTCGGAGGACGGCCGCCAGCATTTTCGCTTGGAGCGCGCCTCCGGCCGCCTCGTCGTGGCGGGGAGGCTGGACCGGGAGCAGCTGTGCGCCCAGTCCGACACCTGCATGCTTCCCTTCGAGCTGCTGCTCTCCGACCCCCTGCAGTTCTTTCGGGTCGAGGTAACCTTGGAAGATATCAATGACCACTCGCCAATTTTCCCCGATGAACGAGTCACTTTTAAGATCGTGGAGAGGAGCGACCCCGGCTCTCGTTTCCCACTGGAGGTGGCTCGGGACCTCGATATTGGCAGCAACACAGTCCAGGACTACATCATCTCTCCCAAGAATGAGCATTTCAGTGTCTCCTATGGAAGTCGTAGTAGTATTGACAAATATGTTGAACTTGTATTGGAAAAGGCTCTAGACAGAGAGGAGCAGTCAGAGATTGGTTTCCATGTTATTGCTGTAGATGGGggctctcctccaaggagtggAAGCATAGAGATCTCTATAATCATTCTAGATGTAAATGACAATGCTCCCAAATTCATGCACGAGCCTTATATTGGGAAGGTTTTGGAGAACATTCCAGAAGGCTCTGTGGTTCTGACTGTGCTGGCAACTGACCCAGATGCAGGAGTTAATGGGGACATCTCCTATCAACTGAGTCAGGCAGTGGGACAGAGTGACTCAGTATTTGTGATTGACCCCATGAGTGGTGACATTAAACTCACAAAACCTCTGGATTTCGAGGAATCAAAAACTCATGAGCTCATTGTGAGAGCTACAGATGGTGGGGGCCTGTCAGCAATTTGCAAGGTGTTGGTGGAGGTGGTGGATGTGAATGACAATGCCCCAGAGCTGGTGGTCAGTTCCTTCAGCAGTCCCCTCCCCGAGAACACAGTGCCCGGCACGGTGGTTGCCCTGTTTACGGTCAGGGACCGGGATTCTGGTGCCAACGGGAAGAtctcctgtgccctgcaggatcagctctTCTTCTCCCTGCGGCCAGCCTACAAGAATTACTATGAGCTGGTGACAGTGAGCGCGCTGGACCGCGAGGAGACGCCTCAGCACATCCTGAGTGTGACGGCAGCAGATGCGGGCTCGCCTCCTCTCACCGCCACGCACACCTTCACCGTGGACATCTCCGACGTCAATGACAATGCCCCCGTCTTCAACCAGACCTCCTACACCATGTACGTGCGTGAGAACAACGTGGCCACGGTGTTTGTGGGAGCCGTGAGCGCTGCAGATGCTGACGTGGGGCTGAATGCCAAGGTGACCTattccctggcagcagagcaagggccagAGCGGGCCTGGTGCTCCTGCATCTCGGTGAACTCGGAGAAGGGACACGTGTTTGTGCTGCGGCCCCTGGACTACGAGCGCTTGAGGCAGACCGAGGTGACGGTCAGTGCCTCTGACGCGGGCTCTCCTCCGCTGAGAGCCAACGTCACCGTGCGCCTGGTGGTGCTGGACGAGAACGACAACGCCCCGCTCGTGCTCTACCCGGCCCAGGAGAGCGGCCCGGCCTCCAGCGAGCTGGTGCCCGCGTCGGCCGAGGCGGGCTACCTGATCAGCAAAGTGGTGGCCGTCGATGCCGACTCGGGACAGAACTCGTGGCTGTCCTACCACCTGCTCAGGGCCACCGACCCAGGCCTGTTTGCCGTGGGCCTGCAAAGCGGCGAGGTGCGTCTCAGGAGGCCGGTGACAGAGAGAGACAGCGTCAAGCAGAAGCTGGTGGTGCTGGTCAGAGACAACGGcaagcccccgctgtcagccacGGCAGCTCTCAGCGCTCTCCTGCTCAAGGACTTCTCCGACGTGCGCCTGCCGCACAGCAGCCCGGCCAGCGAGGATCAGGCCGCTGCCTCCCTGACCACCTATTTAATCATTGCCTTGGTCTTtgtctccctcctcttcctcatctccatggcagtgctgctggctcGCAAGGtgtgcaggaggaaggagctgaagGCTGGCCATGTGCTCTATGCTGCCGACACCTTGCAGAGCGGCCTGGCCGATGCGGCCGCTGCAGGGACCCTGCCCCGCGCCTATTGCTACGAGATCAGCCTCACCACGGGCTCGGGCAACAGCGAGTTCAGATTCCTCAAGCCcatcctgcccagcctgcccccACAGCACTGCGCCGTGGGCCAGGGCCCCGATGAGGAACAGGATTCCCCCGGTGTCCCTGTCAGCAGCGAGGACATGGCCCCAGACAATGCTGGCACTCTCTCTGCAGGACAGTTCAACACTCTTTCCTTTGACTAGCTGGGGTCTGCACAGACTGACGCTTCATGGATCTTGAGAGGATGGAATCCAGGCTGGTGCATGAGGCAATGATTCTTCctgattatatatttttttcaatagGTTTAAACAATTTTTTGTAAATTCTATTTCGAGGTAATGTCTACCACTCCAAAAAGAGTTATGAAGTAAAAGAAGCCAAGCTTCTCTCACTTATTAAGTAATTGGATTCAGCTC
The Zonotrichia albicollis isolate bZonAlb1 chromosome 15, bZonAlb1.hap1, whole genome shotgun sequence genome window above contains:
- the LOC141730926 gene encoding protocadherin beta-15-like produces the protein MALARQVLCVCALLGLPLARAEPIRYSVAEEAESGSLVGELAEDAGLTPAQLSARRARLVSEDGRQHFRLERASGRLVVAGRLDREQLCAQSDTCMLPFELLLSDPLQFFRVEVTLEDINDHSPIFPDERVTFKIVERSDPGSRFPLEVARDLDIGSNTVQDYIISPKNEHFSVSYGSRSSIDKYVELVLEKALDREEQSEIGFHVIAVDGGSPPRSGSIEISIIILDVNDNAPKFMHEPYIGKVLENIPEGSVVLTVLATDPDAGVNGDISYQLSQAVGQSDSVFVIDPMSGDIKLTKPLDFEESKTHELIVRATDGGGLSAICKVLVEVVDVNDNAPELVVSSFSSPLPENTVPGTVVALFTVRDRDSGANGKISCALQDQLFFSLRPAYKNYYELVTVSALDREETPQHILSVTAADAGSPPLTATHTFTVDISDVNDNAPVFNQTSYTMYVRENNVATVFVGAVSAADADVGLNAKVTYSLAAEQGPERAWCSCISVNSEKGHVFVLRPLDYERLRQTEVTVSASDAGSPPLRANVTVRLVVLDENDNAPLVLYPAQESGPASSELVPASAEAGYLISKVVAVDADSGQNSWLSYHLLRATDPGLFAVGLQSGEVRLRRPVTERDSVKQKLVVLVRDNGKPPLSATAALSALLLKDFSDVRLPHSSPASEDQAAASLTTYLIIALVFVSLLFLISMAVLLARKVCRRKELKAGHVLYAADTLQSGLADAAAAGTLPRAYCYEISLTTGSGNSEFRFLKPILPSLPPQHCAVGQGPDEEQDSPGVPVSSEDMAPDNAGTLSAGQFNTLSFD
- the LOC141730930 gene encoding protocadherin beta-15-like, with translation MALARQVLCVCALLGLPLARAEPIRYSVAEEAESGSLVGELAEDAGLTPAQLSARRARLVSEDGRQHFHLERASGRLVVAGRLDREQLCAQSDTCMLPFELLLSDPLQFFRVEVALEDINDHSPVFTEERITFDIPETSEPGSRFPLEGARDVDIGSNTVQEYNISPENEYFSIYYGSRNQDDKYLELVLEKPLDREEQAEMSFSLIAVDGGSPARSGTTQIQILILDANDNAPIFTQERYIGKVLENMPEGSVVLTVLATDPDAGVNGDISYTLIQSMEESESAFVIDPITGEIKLSKPLDFEEAEDHDFRVRARDGGGLSAICKVLVEVVDVNDNAPELVVSSFSSPLPENTVPGTVVALFTVRDRDSGANGKISCALQDQLFFSLRPAYKNYYELVTVSALDREETPQHILSVTAADAGSPPLTATHTFTVDISDVNDNAPVFNQTSYTMYVRENNVATVFVGAVSAADADVGLNAKVTYSLAAEQGPERAWCSCISVNSEKGHVFVLRPLDYERLRQTEVTVSASDAGSPPLRANVTVRLVVLDENDNAPLVLYPAQESGPASSELVPVSAEAGYLISKVVAVDADSGQNSWLSYHLLRATDPGLFAVGLQSGEVRLRRPVTERDSVKQKLVVLVRDNGKPPLSATAALSALLLKDFSDVRLPHSSPASEDQAAASLTTYLIIALVFVSLLFLISTAVLLARKVCRRKELKAGHVLYAADTLQSGLADAAAAGTLPRAYCYEISLTTGSGNSEFRFLKPILPSLPPQHCAVGQGPDEEQDSPGVPVSSEDMAPDNAGTLSAGQFNALSFD